One window of Mesorhizobium sp. PAMC28654 genomic DNA carries:
- the hemC gene encoding hydroxymethylbilane synthase, translating to MQTFLRIGTRGSPLALAQAHETQARLMAAHGMPEQAFEIVVITTSGDRIQDRPLSEAGGKGLFTKEIEEALLERRIDIAVHSSKDMPTQLPDGLELSAFLPREDARDAFIGKAARTIADLPEGAKVGSSSLRRQALIRRMRPDLDVVMFRGNVQTRLRKLDEGVAAGTILAYAGLKRLGLEHVITDLMPLDSFPPAPGQGAIGIESRIGDRDVEAMLTAIHDVPTGQALACERAFLAALDGSCRTPIAGHAVIADNRLVLVGLIISPDGTQSHEIKAEGPADEAACIGDEAARAVRAKAGEDFFDGWA from the coding sequence ATGCAAACATTCTTGAGAATCGGAACACGCGGCAGCCCGCTGGCGCTGGCACAGGCGCATGAAACCCAGGCGCGGCTGATGGCCGCGCATGGCATGCCGGAACAGGCGTTCGAGATCGTCGTCATCACGACCAGCGGCGACCGCATCCAGGACCGGCCGCTGTCGGAAGCCGGCGGCAAGGGCCTGTTCACCAAGGAGATCGAGGAAGCGCTGCTGGAGCGCCGCATCGATATTGCCGTGCATTCGTCGAAGGACATGCCGACGCAATTGCCCGACGGATTGGAACTGTCCGCCTTCCTGCCGCGCGAGGACGCGCGCGATGCCTTTATCGGCAAGGCGGCACGCACTATTGCCGATTTGCCCGAGGGCGCCAAGGTCGGCTCGTCTTCGCTGCGGCGGCAGGCGTTGATCCGCCGGATGCGGCCGGATCTCGACGTGGTGATGTTTCGCGGCAATGTGCAGACGCGCCTGCGCAAGCTGGACGAGGGTGTCGCCGCCGGCACCATCCTCGCCTATGCCGGGCTGAAGCGACTCGGGCTCGAGCATGTGATCACCGACCTGATGCCGCTCGACAGTTTTCCACCAGCACCAGGGCAAGGCGCCATCGGCATCGAGAGCCGCATCGGCGACCGCGATGTGGAAGCGATGCTGACGGCAATCCACGACGTGCCCACCGGGCAGGCGCTGGCCTGCGAACGTGCTTTCCTCGCGGCGCTCGACGGCTCCTGCCGCACGCCCATCGCCGGCCATGCGGTGATCGCGGACAACAGGCTTGTCTTGGTCGGGCTGATCATCTCGCCCGACGGAACGCAATCGCACGAGATCAAGGCCGAGGGGCCCGCCGACGAGGCCGCCTGCATCGGCGATGAAGCGGCGCGCGCGGTGCGGGCGAAGGCCGGCGAAGACTTCTTCGACGGCTGGGCCTGA
- a CDS encoding NIPSNAP family protein: protein MITCYLKYVIDPYKLAEFEEYGRRWIGLVNRLGGNHHGYFLPSEGANNIAYAMFSFPSLADYEDYRKRMAADPECQDVFETEKRNRSILSYERSFMRPVLEP, encoded by the coding sequence ATGATCACCTGCTACCTGAAATATGTCATTGACCCGTACAAGCTTGCCGAGTTTGAAGAATATGGCCGCCGCTGGATCGGTCTGGTCAATCGCCTCGGCGGAAACCATCATGGCTATTTCCTTCCAAGTGAAGGGGCGAACAATATCGCCTATGCCATGTTCAGTTTTCCGAGCCTTGCCGACTACGAGGACTATCGCAAGCGGATGGCTGCCGACCCGGAATGCCAGGATGTGTTTGAAACGGAAAAGCGCAATCGCAGTATTCTCAGCTATGAGCGCAGCTTCATGCGACCGGTGCTCGAACCCTAG
- a CDS encoding glutamine amidotransferase, translating to MPPRLCSKPKILIVLHQENSSPGRVGHMLLEQGFDLDIRRPPLGDSLPETLDGHAGAVMFGGPMSANDGDEFVRRETDWLRIPLKENRPFLGICLGAQMLVNHLGGKVEGHDEGLVEIGWYPLKATEAGKKLMHWPEMVYQFHREGFSLPRDATLLATAETYPNQAFRYGDNAWGIQFHGELTRVMMQRWVVRGAQRFELPGAQPGRDHLGGRLIWDMHLKRWLGELLRMIFDRPVVR from the coding sequence ATGCCTCCGCGACTGTGTTCGAAACCAAAAATCCTGATTGTGCTGCATCAGGAGAATTCGAGCCCGGGGCGCGTCGGCCACATGCTCCTGGAACAGGGGTTTGATCTCGACATCCGGCGTCCACCGCTTGGCGACAGCCTGCCGGAAACGCTGGACGGTCACGCCGGCGCGGTGATGTTCGGCGGGCCGATGAGTGCCAATGACGGGGACGAGTTCGTCCGCCGCGAGACCGACTGGCTGCGAATTCCGCTCAAGGAAAATCGACCTTTCCTCGGCATCTGCCTGGGCGCGCAAATGCTGGTCAACCATCTCGGCGGCAAGGTCGAGGGGCATGACGAAGGTCTGGTTGAGATCGGCTGGTATCCGCTGAAGGCGACCGAGGCGGGCAAGAAGCTTATGCACTGGCCGGAGATGGTCTACCAGTTCCATCGCGAGGGCTTTTCCCTGCCCAGGGACGCGACCCTTCTGGCGACCGCCGAGACCTATCCCAACCAGGCATTCCGCTATGGCGACAATGCCTGGGGTATCCAATTCCACGGCGAACTGACCCGGGTGATGATGCAGCGCTGGGTTGTGCGTGGCGCGCAACGTTTCGAGTTGCCCGGCGCGCAGCCGGGCCGCGATCATCTCGGCGGCCGGCTGATCTGGGACATGCATCTAAAACGCTGGCTTGGCGAACTTCTGCGGATGATCTTCGACAGACCAGTGGTGCGGTAG
- the tsaD gene encoding tRNA (adenosine(37)-N6)-threonylcarbamoyltransferase complex transferase subunit TsaD: protein MRVLGIETSCDETAASVVTLDGDAAPEILSNIVLSQIEEHAAFGGVVPEIAARAHVEALDGIVEAALADSGIDLADIDAIAATAGPGLVGGLIVGLMTAKAIAAAANKPLIAINHLEGHALTARLTDGLSFPYLLLLVSGGHTQIVAVRGVGDYQRWATTIDDALGEAFDKTAKMLGLPYPGGPNVEKAAKSGDARRFAFPRPMKGSAQPDFSFSGLKTAVRQAATAIAPLSDQDIADICASFQTAVADALGDRVSKALTRFRETFPDTKRPALVVAGGVAANYTIKATLEALCGDNGFSFVAPPLKLCTDNAAMIAWAGIERLRAGLADENGRDFVPRSRWPLDSISAPMVGSGRRGAKA from the coding sequence ATCCGCGTTCTGGGCATCGAGACGAGTTGTGACGAGACCGCCGCCAGCGTCGTGACGCTGGACGGTGATGCCGCGCCAGAAATTCTGTCCAACATCGTGCTCAGCCAGATCGAGGAACACGCCGCGTTTGGCGGCGTCGTGCCGGAGATCGCCGCGCGCGCTCATGTCGAGGCGCTGGACGGCATCGTCGAGGCGGCGCTCGCCGATTCGGGTATTGATCTCGCCGATATCGATGCGATCGCCGCGACCGCCGGACCTGGTCTGGTCGGCGGCCTGATTGTCGGGCTGATGACGGCAAAGGCGATCGCGGCTGCGGCAAACAAACCGCTGATCGCCATCAACCATCTCGAGGGCCACGCGCTGACGGCAAGGCTGACCGATGGGCTGTCCTTCCCCTATCTGCTGCTGCTGGTTTCCGGCGGACACACACAGATCGTCGCCGTGCGCGGCGTCGGCGACTACCAGCGCTGGGCGACGACCATCGATGACGCGCTTGGCGAGGCCTTCGACAAGACAGCCAAGATGCTGGGCCTGCCCTATCCCGGCGGACCCAATGTCGAGAAGGCCGCCAAGAGCGGCGACGCCAGGCGTTTCGCCTTCCCTCGCCCGATGAAGGGCTCGGCGCAACCGGATTTCTCCTTCTCCGGACTGAAGACCGCCGTGCGCCAGGCGGCGACGGCGATCGCCCCGTTGAGCGATCAGGACATCGCCGATATCTGCGCCTCGTTCCAAACAGCGGTTGCTGATGCGCTGGGTGACCGCGTCTCAAAGGCGCTGACACGTTTTCGCGAAACGTTTCCCGATACAAAAAGGCCGGCTCTGGTCGTGGCTGGTGGCGTTGCCGCCAACTACACCATCAAGGCGACCCTGGAAGCCCTGTGCGGCGACAACGGCTTCTCCTTTGTCGCGCCGCCGCTGAAGCTTTGCACCGACAACGCGGCCATGATCGCCTGGGCCGGCATAGAGCGGCTGCGCGCGGGCCTTGCGGATGAGAACGGCCGGGATTTCGTGCCGCGCTCGCGCTGGCCACTGGACAGTATCTCGGCGCCGATGGTCGGCTCCGGCCGACGCGGAGCCAAGGCATGA
- a CDS encoding aminotransferase class I/II-fold pyridoxal phosphate-dependent enzyme produces MNYTRMVIEKEAPEEYGYDRIRYNLSESSIADQKLSDIGLSLPDLTLFYGEHRGDKELRALIAAQDEAISPDDVLVTAGAAGALFIISTSLLSERDHLVVVRPNYATNIETPRAIGCAISYVDLAFEDRFAVDVGRVAAAMQPNTKLISVTCPHNPTGTMMDRADLDALVALAESRNCHLLVDETYRDLSYGRRLPSAASLSRRAISVSSLSKAFGIPGIRIGWLVTRDETLQEQFLAAKEQIGICGSVIDEGIARGMLERRDGFLATLLPEMAKRRDIVQAWIDREPLVDWVRPEGGVVGFPRLNVDPGFDLDRFYTNLLEDHGTYVGPGHWFEMPKRFFRVGFGWPTEAELRGGLDAISAALRQ; encoded by the coding sequence ATGAACTACACCAGGATGGTGATCGAGAAAGAGGCGCCTGAGGAATACGGCTACGACCGTATCCGCTACAACCTCTCCGAAAGCTCCATCGCCGACCAGAAGCTCTCCGACATTGGCCTGTCGCTCCCCGATCTCACGCTTTTCTATGGCGAACACCGTGGCGACAAGGAGTTGCGGGCGCTGATCGCCGCGCAAGACGAGGCTATCTCGCCCGATGACGTGCTGGTCACCGCGGGTGCCGCGGGTGCGCTGTTCATCATCTCGACTTCGCTTCTGTCAGAGCGCGACCACCTCGTTGTCGTCAGGCCCAACTATGCCACCAACATCGAGACGCCGAGGGCGATCGGCTGTGCCATCAGCTATGTCGATCTGGCTTTCGAAGATAGGTTCGCGGTCGATGTCGGGCGTGTCGCCGCGGCGATGCAGCCCAACACCAAGCTGATCAGCGTCACCTGCCCGCACAATCCGACCGGCACGATGATGGACCGCGCCGACCTCGATGCGCTGGTGGCGCTCGCCGAAAGCCGCAACTGCCATCTGCTGGTCGACGAGACCTATCGCGATCTTTCCTATGGAAGGCGGTTGCCGTCGGCCGCGTCGCTGAGCAGACGAGCGATCAGCGTGTCGTCGCTGTCCAAGGCCTTCGGCATTCCCGGTATCCGCATCGGCTGGCTGGTCACCCGCGACGAGACGCTTCAGGAACAGTTCCTGGCCGCCAAGGAGCAGATCGGCATCTGCGGCAGTGTCATCGACGAGGGTATCGCGCGCGGCATGCTCGAACGCCGCGACGGCTTTCTGGCGACGCTGCTGCCCGAAATGGCCAAGCGACGCGACATCGTCCAGGCCTGGATCGACCGCGAGCCACTGGTCGACTGGGTGCGACCCGAAGGCGGCGTCGTTGGCTTCCCGCGCCTAAATGTAGATCCCGGCTTCGACCTTGACCGGTTCTACACGAACCTCCTGGAAGACCATGGCACTTATGTCGGACCTGGCCACTGGTTCGAAATGCCCAAGCGCTTCTTCCGCGTCGGCTTCGGCTGGCCGACGGAAGCCGAATTGCGGGGCGGTCTTGACGCCATCTCCGCCGCGCTGCGGCAGTAA
- a CDS encoding TerB family tellurite resistance protein has translation MFERVLSFLKELPIGAGARPSADDPRVAASALLYHVMSADGVRQDVEWERFKAVLAESYSIGGAELEALAAAGERADNEAIDLYAFTSVLKRHLDADARKAFIGLMWEIVYADGELHELEDNTVWRVAELIGVERRDRVEARRKAAAHAPGATGTSSDE, from the coding sequence ATGTTCGAACGCGTTCTGTCGTTTCTGAAGGAGTTGCCGATCGGCGCCGGTGCGCGTCCCAGCGCCGACGATCCGCGCGTTGCCGCCTCGGCGCTGCTCTATCATGTGATGAGCGCCGATGGCGTGCGCCAGGATGTCGAATGGGAGCGCTTCAAGGCGGTGCTGGCGGAAAGCTATTCGATCGGCGGGGCCGAACTCGAGGCGCTGGCCGCGGCCGGCGAACGCGCCGACAATGAGGCGATCGACCTCTATGCCTTCACCAGCGTGTTGAAGCGCCACCTCGACGCCGATGCGCGCAAGGCGTTCATCGGCCTGATGTGGGAAATCGTCTATGCCGACGGCGAGTTGCACGAGCTGGAGGACAACACCGTCTGGCGCGTCGCCGAACTGATCGGCGTCGAACGCCGCGACCGCGTCGAGGCGCGCCGCAAGGCCGCCGCGCATGCGCCGGGCGCCACCGGAACGTCGAGCGACGAATAG
- a CDS encoding COG4223 family protein: MVKTPKMRHSKSRREPVTIELEPGAVSRIVDEDAAKAQIENAKARQVADGSQPDVPEEPVHADQTDLEPWEHTDAAAQSDGQKSAASEGGDDSKPSYPTGSEAPSGRTSNFDYSFEDATAKTGPATAAPPTSATGDETMAAQPKRGINGIAAGIIGGVIALVGAGGLQFAGVLGAPGSSGVSLDAVNSQISALRSEIAGAKQAAGNTDASAKVNGLSSALDQVKADVAALKSAAGSGSAGDSAALAALGDKVKQIETAVAALDQAGNQAPVDLGPINEKLAGLDALVKSAGETATAQQGRLAALEQSVSQLSGKVEAQASQPKIALAIAASALKSALDRGAPFNAELETFAAIAPDAPQLATLRGYAEKGVPTRAEIAAGADTAANAMIAAARPIDQNAGFFQNLMSSAESLVKVRPVGAVEGTGVPQTVARMEVAVSQGDYAKALSEYGTLPDAAKAAGADFAGKLKARTEVETQIEALIAGAMKA; encoded by the coding sequence ATGGTCAAGACGCCGAAGATGCGACATTCGAAAAGCCGCCGCGAGCCGGTGACGATCGAACTTGAACCCGGTGCGGTCTCGCGCATCGTCGACGAGGATGCCGCCAAGGCGCAGATCGAGAACGCCAAGGCCAGGCAAGTCGCGGATGGTTCGCAGCCGGATGTGCCCGAAGAACCCGTCCATGCCGACCAGACCGATCTGGAGCCGTGGGAACATACCGACGCGGCCGCGCAGTCTGACGGGCAGAAATCCGCAGCGTCCGAAGGCGGCGATGATTCGAAGCCTAGCTATCCAACCGGATCGGAAGCGCCGTCCGGCCGGACGAGCAACTTCGACTACAGTTTCGAGGATGCAACCGCAAAGACCGGCCCTGCGACGGCCGCGCCACCAACATCCGCGACGGGGGACGAGACCATGGCAGCGCAACCGAAGCGTGGCATCAACGGCATTGCTGCCGGCATCATCGGCGGTGTCATCGCGCTGGTCGGCGCGGGCGGCCTGCAGTTCGCCGGCGTGCTTGGCGCGCCGGGTTCCAGCGGTGTCTCGCTCGATGCCGTCAACAGTCAGATCTCCGCCCTGAGGTCCGAGATCGCCGGGGCCAAGCAGGCCGCCGGCAACACCGACGCTTCGGCCAAGGTGAATGGCCTGTCGTCGGCCCTGGACCAGGTGAAGGCCGATGTCGCGGCGCTGAAATCGGCGGCGGGATCCGGAAGCGCGGGCGACAGCGCTGCTCTCGCGGCGCTGGGCGACAAGGTCAAGCAGATCGAAACCGCGGTTGCAGCACTTGACCAGGCCGGCAACCAGGCGCCGGTCGATCTCGGTCCAATTAACGAAAAGCTTGCCGGGCTCGACGCACTGGTGAAATCGGCCGGTGAGACGGCGACTGCACAGCAAGGCCGGCTCGCGGCACTGGAGCAGTCCGTGTCGCAGCTTTCCGGCAAGGTCGAGGCGCAGGCGTCGCAGCCGAAGATCGCGCTTGCCATCGCCGCCTCGGCGCTGAAGTCGGCGCTCGACCGTGGTGCGCCCTTCAATGCCGAACTGGAGACTTTCGCCGCGATCGCGCCGGACGCACCGCAGCTCGCCACACTGCGCGGCTACGCGGAAAAGGGTGTGCCGACCCGGGCCGAGATCGCCGCCGGGGCTGATACGGCCGCCAACGCCATGATCGCCGCCGCGAGGCCCATCGACCAGAATGCCGGTTTCTTCCAGAATCTGATGTCCAGCGCCGAATCGCTGGTCAAGGTCAGGCCGGTCGGCGCTGTCGAAGGCACCGGCGTTCCGCAGACCGTCGCGCGCATGGAAGTGGCTGTTAGCCAGGGCGACTATGCCAAAGCGCTGAGCGAATATGGCACGCTGCCCGATGCGGCCAAGGCGGCGGGCGCTGACTTTGCCGGCAAACTGAAGGCGCGCACCGAGGTCGAGACCCAGATCGAGGCGCTGATCGCCGGCGCGATGAAGGCATGA
- a CDS encoding MucR family transcriptional regulator — protein MADDSNNARKDIDLLELTAHIVSAYVEKNRLPASGLGDLIASVSASISGLGKPVEPAPVPLVPAVNPKKSVTPDFIICLEDGKKFKSLKRHLGVHFGLTPDAYRAKWGLPSDYPMVAPNYAASRSELAKSIGLGRKIEPVVAAPAKAKARKAKVPA, from the coding sequence TTGGCCGACGATAGCAACAACGCTCGCAAAGATATCGACCTTCTCGAGCTGACCGCCCATATCGTGTCCGCCTATGTCGAGAAGAACCGCTTGCCCGCTTCCGGTCTGGGCGACCTTATCGCGAGCGTCAGCGCTTCGATAAGCGGGCTTGGAAAGCCCGTGGAGCCCGCGCCAGTGCCGCTGGTGCCCGCCGTCAATCCGAAGAAGTCGGTAACGCCCGACTTCATCATCTGCCTCGAGGACGGCAAGAAGTTCAAATCCCTGAAGCGCCATCTGGGCGTTCATTTCGGGCTGACGCCGGACGCCTATCGCGCCAAGTGGGGCTTGCCTTCCGACTATCCGATGGTCGCTCCCAATTATGCCGCGTCGCGCTCGGAACTGGCGAAGTCGATCGGCCTCGGCCGCAAGATCGAGCCGGTAGTAGCAGCGCCCGCCAAGGCCAAGGCACGCAAGGCCAAGGTTCCGGCCTGA
- a CDS encoding uroporphyrinogen-III synthase has protein sequence MVRVLVTRPEPGASRTARRLREMGFQPILLPLSETVALPVEPDLVPDGAITVLITSANAVRHAPKEIIAALAALPCRAVGKRTGEAARAAGFQDVDEGPGNAVALADMLADRLSGKAAIYLCGRVRFPAFEARLKAAGVRVHPIETYDTVAPVYSDAAVIGQLSGQPVDAVLLYSAKTAAAMQALAHRPALHDLFEKACFFVLSQRIAMALDGAAVGKIRVAAEPHEDALLELLKWWR, from the coding sequence ATGGTCCGCGTTCTGGTGACCAGACCGGAACCAGGCGCCTCCCGCACGGCCCGGCGACTGCGGGAGATGGGTTTTCAGCCGATTCTCTTGCCCCTGAGCGAGACGGTGGCGCTGCCGGTCGAACCTGATCTTGTTCCAGACGGTGCCATTACCGTTCTCATCACCAGCGCCAATGCCGTGCGCCATGCGCCGAAGGAAATCATCGCGGCGCTCGCGGCCTTGCCTTGCCGTGCCGTCGGCAAGCGAACGGGGGAGGCCGCGCGAGCGGCTGGGTTCCAGGACGTCGACGAAGGTCCGGGCAATGCCGTGGCACTGGCCGACATGCTTGCCGACCGGCTTTCGGGGAAGGCGGCCATCTATCTGTGCGGTCGTGTGCGGTTTCCGGCATTCGAGGCGCGGCTTAAAGCGGCGGGAGTCCGGGTCCATCCGATCGAGACCTATGACACGGTTGCGCCTGTCTATTCGGACGCGGCTGTCATCGGGCAGCTGTCCGGCCAACCGGTCGACGCGGTGCTGCTCTACTCGGCCAAGACGGCCGCAGCGATGCAGGCCTTGGCCCATCGACCGGCATTGCATGATCTTTTTGAAAAGGCATGCTTTTTCGTATTGTCTCAGCGCATTGCAATGGCCTTGGATGGGGCTGCGGTCGGAAAAATCCGTGTCGCGGCGGAACCTCACGAGGACGCATTGCTTGAGCTTTTGAAGTGGTGGCGATGA
- a CDS encoding MFS transporter has product MTSEPISPDQRYAAFRQKAFLSYWAARFLTNFATQIVSVAVGWQMYDLTRDPFDLGLVGIVQFLPSLLLVLVTGVVADRFGRRLIMAVAVVIEAVCALALLLLALRGLNGPGPIFVVLAMFGMARAFFGPAAASLFANLVPPRDFANAIAWNSSAWQTATILGPVAGGLLYGISAEASYGTATVLMLVAAVLIFTIPKPAQRSETDKPTMQTLFAGFRYIWGEKIVLGAISLDLFAVLLSGASALLPIYARDILELGPWGLGLLRSAPGVGAICVAVWLAGHPIRNHAGVIMLGFVAAFGASTVLFGLSTITWLSIVALAFLGATDMFSVYIRETLIQLWTPDQVRGRVNAVNQVFVGASNELGEFRAGTMAALIGTVPAVVIGGAGAIVVAGLWAYLFPQLRKVRHLKGRN; this is encoded by the coding sequence GTGACATCAGAACCAATATCGCCGGACCAGCGCTACGCCGCCTTCCGGCAAAAGGCATTCCTGAGTTACTGGGCGGCGCGTTTCCTGACCAATTTCGCCACCCAGATCGTATCCGTCGCCGTCGGCTGGCAGATGTACGACCTGACTCGCGACCCGTTCGATCTTGGCCTGGTCGGCATCGTCCAGTTCCTGCCCTCGCTGTTGCTGGTGCTGGTCACCGGCGTCGTCGCGGATCGTTTCGGCCGCCGCCTGATCATGGCAGTGGCGGTGGTGATCGAGGCGGTCTGTGCGCTGGCCTTGCTCCTGCTGGCGCTGCGCGGCCTCAACGGGCCGGGCCCGATCTTCGTCGTCCTCGCCATGTTCGGCATGGCGCGGGCCTTTTTCGGGCCGGCAGCGGCCTCGCTGTTCGCCAATCTCGTGCCGCCTCGGGATTTCGCCAACGCGATTGCCTGGAACTCGTCCGCCTGGCAGACGGCGACCATCCTCGGGCCGGTCGCCGGCGGCCTGCTCTACGGGATTTCGGCGGAAGCATCCTATGGCACCGCCACCGTCCTTATGCTTGTCGCCGCGGTGCTGATCTTCACCATCCCCAAACCAGCGCAGCGCAGCGAGACCGACAAGCCGACGATGCAGACCCTGTTTGCCGGCTTCCGCTATATCTGGGGCGAGAAGATCGTGCTCGGCGCCATCTCGCTCGATCTGTTCGCCGTGCTTTTGTCCGGCGCCTCGGCCCTGTTGCCGATCTATGCGCGCGATATCCTCGAACTCGGCCCGTGGGGTCTCGGCCTGTTGCGGTCGGCGCCGGGCGTGGGCGCCATCTGCGTCGCCGTCTGGCTGGCCGGCCACCCGATCCGCAACCACGCCGGCGTGATCATGCTGGGCTTCGTGGCAGCGTTCGGCGCCTCTACCGTGCTGTTCGGCCTGTCGACCATCACCTGGCTCTCAATTGTCGCGCTCGCCTTCCTGGGCGCCACCGACATGTTCAGCGTCTATATCCGAGAGACGCTGATCCAGCTGTGGACGCCGGATCAGGTGCGCGGCCGCGTCAACGCCGTCAACCAGGTCTTCGTCGGTGCCTCCAACGAGCTGGGCGAATTCCGCGCCGGCACGATGGCGGCGCTGATCGGCACCGTGCCGGCTGTCGTGATCGGCGGCGCCGGGGCCATCGTGGTCGCCGGCCTATGGGCCTATCTGTTTCCGCAATTGCGCAAGGTTCGCCACCTCAAGGGGCGCAACTGA
- a CDS encoding heme biosynthesis protein HemY encodes MIRILIFVVVVFALAAGFAWLADRPGDMLITFNGYQYQVSLMVAAVAVVAVVAAVMIIWWLVKSLWNSPYTISRYFRVRRRDRGYQALSTGMIAAGAGDGALARKKTKEAAKLIRSDQEPLIHLLEAQASLLEGDHEGAREKFESMLDDPEMRLLGLRGLYLEAERLGDRNAARHYAGRAAVMAPQLAWAAESTLEHLTERGDWDGALKLVEAQKSTRQIERDAANRRRAVLLTAKAHALIDSDPNAAKAAAVEANRLRPDFAPAAVIAAKALFRQNDVRKGSKILETAWKAEPHPEIAELYTHARPGDAVLDRLNRAKKLQELKKNHAESSLTVARAAFDAQDYKTARREAEAAIRMDRREGAYLLLADIEEAETGDQGKVRQLLSKAVRAPRDPAWVTDGVISEHWAPVSPVTGKLDAFEWRAPMERLGQLIDSHEDVRDVSAPAIAAPLAAESAPEVVDHATVPSAETVGQPQSADRDHVTPVTAAAFAAVPSDAEAVEPAEELARLPDDPGVDPDDEAEKSPRRFRLF; translated from the coding sequence ATGATCCGAATTCTCATTTTCGTCGTCGTCGTCTTCGCGCTTGCGGCGGGGTTTGCCTGGCTGGCCGACCGGCCCGGCGACATGCTCATCACCTTTAACGGCTATCAATACCAGGTCAGCCTGATGGTAGCGGCCGTTGCCGTCGTTGCCGTGGTTGCGGCGGTGATGATCATCTGGTGGCTGGTCAAGTCGCTGTGGAACAGCCCCTACACCATCTCGCGCTACTTCCGGGTGCGCCGCCGCGACCGTGGCTATCAGGCACTGTCGACCGGCATGATCGCCGCCGGCGCCGGCGATGGAGCGCTGGCGCGCAAGAAGACCAAGGAAGCGGCAAAGCTCATCCGCTCCGACCAGGAACCGCTTATCCACCTGCTCGAGGCGCAAGCGTCGCTGCTCGAGGGCGACCATGAGGGCGCCCGGGAAAAATTCGAGAGCATGCTCGACGATCCTGAAATGCGGCTGCTCGGCCTGCGCGGTCTCTATCTCGAAGCCGAACGTCTTGGCGACCGCAACGCCGCCCGGCATTATGCCGGGCGTGCGGCGGTGATGGCGCCGCAACTCGCCTGGGCCGCCGAATCGACCCTGGAACATCTGACCGAACGTGGTGACTGGGACGGCGCGCTGAAGCTGGTCGAGGCTCAGAAATCGACACGGCAGATCGAGCGCGACGCCGCCAACCGGCGCCGGGCGGTGCTGCTCACCGCCAAGGCGCACGCACTCATCGACAGCGATCCCAACGCGGCCAAGGCCGCCGCCGTGGAGGCCAACAGGCTGCGGCCGGATTTCGCACCCGCGGCGGTCATCGCGGCCAAGGCACTGTTTCGCCAGAACGACGTGCGCAAGGGTTCCAAGATTCTCGAAACAGCCTGGAAAGCCGAACCGCATCCGGAGATCGCCGAACTCTATACCCATGCCCGTCCGGGCGACGCGGTGCTTGATCGGTTGAACCGGGCGAAGAAGCTGCAGGAGCTGAAGAAGAACCACGCCGAGTCCTCGCTGACCGTGGCGCGTGCGGCATTTGACGCGCAGGACTACAAGACAGCGCGCCGCGAGGCGGAGGCGGCGATCAGGATGGACCGCCGCGAAGGCGCCTATCTGCTGCTGGCCGATATCGAGGAAGCGGAAACCGGCGACCAGGGCAAGGTACGCCAGCTGCTGTCCAAGGCGGTGCGGGCGCCGCGCGATCCGGCCTGGGTCACCGACGGCGTCATCTCCGAACACTGGGCGCCGGTGTCTCCAGTCACCGGCAAGCTCGACGCTTTCGAATGGCGTGCGCCGATGGAGCGGCTCGGCCAACTGATCGACAGCCACGAGGATGTTCGAGATGTATCGGCGCCGGCCATCGCCGCGCCGCTGGCGGCCGAAAGCGCGCCCGAGGTGGTCGATCATGCTACTGTTCCTTCCGCCGAGACGGTGGGACAGCCGCAGTCTGCCGACAGGGATCACGTCACGCCGGTGACCGCGGCCGCCTTTGCCGCCGTGCCGAGCGATGCGGAGGCCGTCGAACCGGCGGAGGAATTGGCGCGTCTGCCCGACGATCCCGGCGTCGATCCGGACGACGAGGCGGAAAAATCGCCACGCCGGTTTCGCTTGTTTTGA